The Manis javanica isolate MJ-LG chromosome 4, MJ_LKY, whole genome shotgun sequence genome contains a region encoding:
- the VWA1 gene encoding von Willebrand factor A domain-containing protein 1 isoform X3 has translation MGDTNTGLALAHAKEQLFAEAAGARPGVPKVLVWVTDGGSSDPVGPPMQELKDLGVTIFIVSTGRGNLLELSAAASAPAEKHLHFVDVDDLHIIAQELRGSILDAMQPQQLHASEVTPSGFRLAWPPLLTADSGYYVLEVALSAEPGTARREQLPGNATGWAWAGLEPDTDYDVALVPESNLRLVRPQRLRVRTLPGEAGPERIVISHARPRSLRVSWAPALGPAAALGYHVQFGPLRSGAAQRVDVPAGRNSTTLQGLAPGTAYLVTVTAAFRSGRERAMSAKACTPVSERSRAPRPPPPGAGGPEP, from the exons ATGGGCGACACCAACACCGGCCTGGCACTGGCACACGCCAAGGAGCAGCTGTTTGCCGAGGCAGCAGGGGCCCGGCCAGGGGTGCCCAAGGTGCTGGTGTGGGTGACCGATGGTGGCTCCAGCGACCCCGTGGGGCCCCCCATGCAGGAGCTGAAGGACCTGGGGGTCACCATCTTCATCGTCAGCACCGGCCGTGGCAACCTCCTGGAGCTGTCAGCCGCCGCCTCGGCCCCCGCCGAGAAGCACCTGCACTTTGTGGATGTGGACGATCTGCACATTATTGCCCAGGAGCTGAGGGGCTCCATTCTTG ACGCCATGCAGCCGCAGCAGCTCCATGCCTCTGAGGTCACGCCAAGCGGCTTCCGCCTGGCCTGGCCGCCCCTGCTGACCGCCGACTCAGGTTACTACGTGTTGGAAGTGGCGCTCAGCGCTGAGCCGGGAACCGCGCGTCGCGAGCAGCTGCCGGGGAACGCCACGGGCTGGGCCTGGGCCGGCCTCGAACCCGACACGGACTACGACGTGGCGCTGGTGCCCGAGTCCAACCTGCGCCTCGTGAGGCCGCAGCGCCTGCGGGTGCGCACGCTGCCGG GCGAGGCGGGTCCCGAGCGCATCGTCATCTCGCACGCCCGGCCGCGCAGCCTGCGCGTGAGCTGGGCCCCGGCGTTGGGCCCGGCCGCCGCCCTCGGCTACCACGTGCAGTTCGGGCCGCTGCGGAGCGGCGCGGCGCAGCGCGTGGACGTGCCGGCGGGCCGCAACAGCACCACGCTGCAGGGCCTGGCACCCGGCACCGCCTACCTGGTGACCGTGACGGCCGCCTTCCGCTCGGGCCGCGAGAGGGCGATGTCGGCCAAGGCCTGCACGCCCGTCAGCGAGCGCAGCCGCGccccgcggccgccgccgcccggggCCGGGGGGCCGGAGCCTTGA
- the VWA1 gene encoding von Willebrand factor A domain-containing protein 1 isoform X4: protein MKGLVTGSACGSPWKMSPTPGLFLSVRLWVNHPPETGRGWAAVWSEIQRVLLKISPRNPWPLVDPGSAESGGDCRRQDAMQPQQLHASEVTPSGFRLAWPPLLTADSGYYVLEVALSAEPGTARREQLPGNATGWAWAGLEPDTDYDVALVPESNLRLVRPQRLRVRTLPGEAGPERIVISHARPRSLRVSWAPALGPAAALGYHVQFGPLRSGAAQRVDVPAGRNSTTLQGLAPGTAYLVTVTAAFRSGRERAMSAKACTPVSERSRAPRPPPPGAGGPEP from the exons ATGAAGGGCCTGGTCACTGGCTCGGCCTGCGGTAGCCCATGGAAAATGTCACCAACACCAGGGCTCTTCCTGAGTGTCCGCCTGTGGGTTAATCATCCACCTGAAACCGGAAGGGGCTGGGCTGCGGTATGGAGCGAGATACAGAGGGTCCTTCTGAAGATTTCCCCTAGGAACCCCTGGCCTCTGGTGGACCCTGGGTCAGCTGAGTCTGGAGGGGACTGCAGGAGGCAAG ACGCCATGCAGCCGCAGCAGCTCCATGCCTCTGAGGTCACGCCAAGCGGCTTCCGCCTGGCCTGGCCGCCCCTGCTGACCGCCGACTCAGGTTACTACGTGTTGGAAGTGGCGCTCAGCGCTGAGCCGGGAACCGCGCGTCGCGAGCAGCTGCCGGGGAACGCCACGGGCTGGGCCTGGGCCGGCCTCGAACCCGACACGGACTACGACGTGGCGCTGGTGCCCGAGTCCAACCTGCGCCTCGTGAGGCCGCAGCGCCTGCGGGTGCGCACGCTGCCGG GCGAGGCGGGTCCCGAGCGCATCGTCATCTCGCACGCCCGGCCGCGCAGCCTGCGCGTGAGCTGGGCCCCGGCGTTGGGCCCGGCCGCCGCCCTCGGCTACCACGTGCAGTTCGGGCCGCTGCGGAGCGGCGCGGCGCAGCGCGTGGACGTGCCGGCGGGCCGCAACAGCACCACGCTGCAGGGCCTGGCACCCGGCACCGCCTACCTGGTGACCGTGACGGCCGCCTTCCGCTCGGGCCGCGAGAGGGCGATGTCGGCCAAGGCCTGCACGCCCGTCAGCGAGCGCAGCCGCGccccgcggccgccgccgcccggggCCGGGGGGCCGGAGCCTTGA